One Dioscorea cayenensis subsp. rotundata cultivar TDr96_F1 chromosome 19, TDr96_F1_v2_PseudoChromosome.rev07_lg8_w22 25.fasta, whole genome shotgun sequence genomic window, CAACTGGATCGGTGGTTGGGCCCCTAAAGACATCTCGCCTGATCTCTTCAACATCTGCCAGACATCCTGGATTACTATCAGGCAACTCTATTTGAATATTTCTAATCTTGAGTCTTTCTTCCTTGAGGCCTCTCCTGATGATTTCATTTCCCTTATTCAATCTATTCCCAATTGTTCCTCGTCCGAGGAGGATACGAACATTTGGACTTTAGATCGTAATCACACCTTCTCGGTTCGCTCATTTTATAAATTCCTTGTTGATGGTGGGTTGCGAACCCCACTTTATCCGTCTTTCTGGAAAGTGGAATGCCCCAGCAAAGTTACACTTTTCTGTTGGTTGGCTAATGATAACAAAATTTCAACTTTATCTAATCTGGGTAAGAAAGGTTGCAACTTCCAGAATGCAACATATACCTGTGTTATGTGTTATAAAAATTCAGAAACTGTTGATCATCTTTTGATTCACTGTGACTTTGCTTCCCGAATTTGGGCGTATTACCTGAACGTTCTTAATTCGCATTCGAGTCCAAACTCGCTCGATCAAGTGTGGTTGTCTTGGATTCCTTCCCTGGATGCGTCCCGACGCCCTTTATGGGATCTTCTTACTAGGGCAATTCTCTGGAATATCCGGTTGGAAAGGAATAGAAGAGTTTTCAATCTTACCTTTCTCCCTATTTCATcagtgatttttaaaatttctaatatgCTTATCGATTGGTGTTCTGCAGCTAGGGACTCGACTCAGCAAATTTCCAGCGATAACCTTCAGTCTGTCAAGCGCTCTCTCGACTTCATGAGCGTCAGATCAGCGGATCTCGCGAGCAGTTCGATCTTTCCACGACTCGGAGTGACCCTCCTGACGGACCTGAGCTGACCTCAGAGCCTCTTGGTGTGCCGTCTTGCAGTCTTGATTTGGGGAGCCTTCGTCTTTGTTTGATGTcctgctttttttcttttctccgtctttttctttttttcgtcATGTGTGGGATCGTCACACGCTGGTGttgtgtcctttttttttttcttttttttcctgtttctgttttgtagtttttgttCGGTTAGTTGTGTTCGTCGTTTGTTTTTGCTGTTTTTgatcttttaataaattcatggtttatccacttttactcaaaaaaacacacac contains:
- the LOC120249347 gene encoding uncharacterized protein LOC120249347 → MIHNGASTFFWYDNWIGGWAPKDISPDLFNICQTSWITIRQLYLNISNLESFFLEASPDDFISLIQSIPNCSSSEEDTNIWTLDRNHTFSVRSFYKFLVDGGLRTPLYPSFWKVECPSKVTLFCWLANDNKISTLSNLGKKGCNFQNATYTCVMCYKNSETVDHLLIHCDFASRIWAYYLNVLNSHSSPNSLDQVWLSWIPSLDASRRPLWDLLTRAILWNIRLERNRRVFNLTFLPISSVIFKISNMLIDWCSAARDSTQQISSDNLQSVKRSLDFMSVRSADLASSSIFPRLGVTLLTDLS